One Megasphaera elsdenii DSM 20460 genomic window carries:
- a CDS encoding C-GCAxxG-C-C family protein yields the protein MEKVKELAAQYQQAGNNCAETVVKVCNDCLDLKLPPETLRMVSVLGGGVAGSGCICGALNGACLVLGCLAGRTTPEEKTKAEINQPVREFQKIWLDRFKATCCRVLKSPANGGPVSCGDLMADTSVMLLDFIREKKLA from the coding sequence ATGGAAAAGGTAAAAGAACTGGCGGCACAATACCAGCAGGCTGGGAATAATTGTGCTGAAACGGTGGTCAAGGTCTGCAATGATTGTCTGGATTTGAAGCTGCCGCCGGAAACGCTGCGCATGGTATCCGTCCTCGGCGGCGGGGTGGCTGGTTCGGGCTGTATTTGCGGGGCCTTGAATGGGGCCTGCCTGGTCCTGGGCTGTCTTGCCGGCCGGACGACGCCAGAAGAAAAGACGAAAGCCGAAATCAATCAGCCTGTACGGGAATTTCAGAAAATCTGGCTCGACCGCTTTAAAGCGACGTGCTGCCGCGTCCTCAAGAGTCCGGCCAATGGCGGTCCCGTATCGTGCGGTGACCTCATGGCCGACACGTCGGTTATGCTCCTCGATTTCATTCGGGAAAAGAAACTGGCTTGA
- a CDS encoding alpha/beta hydrolase encodes MSAIKEELAAFIAAHTSDDFVMTPITMREASLHTAWDQELPKVAMADVVDTVLEGCDVYDVPVRIYIPDTSRPLPVLIYYHGGGFAIDTVAVYDPVCRRIAQATQHIVISPEYRLAPENPYPAAYEDALAVARKALPKLDELQIPYEADLTLCGDSAGGCMAAYTSQALQHDTSIPLTHQVLVYPCLDMTHSFPSVRENCNVKTGFTPAKMVWYFNQFFRNGDDRRAASPLFGELSAAMPATLVLTTQFCPFRDEGREYVRRLTAKGVRAETYNYDNMVHSYLNFEKICYDEICDTYRRMADFLQL; translated from the coding sequence ATGAGTGCGATTAAAGAAGAACTGGCAGCTTTTATTGCTGCCCATACGAGTGATGATTTTGTCATGACACCGATTACCATGCGCGAGGCGTCGCTGCATACGGCGTGGGACCAGGAACTGCCTAAAGTAGCGATGGCGGACGTCGTCGATACGGTGCTGGAAGGCTGCGATGTCTATGATGTGCCGGTCCGGATTTATATTCCTGACACGAGTCGGCCCCTGCCGGTCTTGATTTACTATCATGGCGGCGGGTTTGCCATCGACACGGTCGCTGTCTACGACCCGGTCTGCCGCCGCATTGCTCAGGCGACGCAGCATATCGTCATTTCGCCGGAATACCGACTGGCTCCGGAAAATCCCTATCCTGCAGCCTATGAAGATGCCCTGGCCGTGGCCCGGAAGGCGCTGCCCAAGCTGGATGAACTGCAGATTCCCTATGAAGCCGATTTGACCTTGTGCGGTGACAGCGCCGGCGGCTGTATGGCAGCTTATACGAGCCAGGCCCTGCAGCACGACACATCTATTCCGCTGACTCATCAGGTCCTGGTCTATCCCTGCCTGGATATGACCCATTCCTTCCCGTCGGTCCGGGAAAACTGCAATGTCAAAACGGGCTTCACGCCGGCTAAGATGGTCTGGTATTTCAACCAATTCTTCCGCAACGGTGACGACCGCCGGGCCGCTTCACCCCTCTTTGGGGAATTGTCGGCAGCTATGCCGGCAACGCTGGTCTTGACGACGCAGTTCTGCCCCTTCCGCGACGAAGGCCGCGAGTATGTCCGTCGGCTGACTGCAAAAGGCGTCCGGGCCGAAACGTATAATTACGACAATATGGTCCATTCATACCTCAATTTTGAAAAAATATGCTACGATGAAATCTGCGATACCTACCGGCGCATGGCTGATTTTTTGCAACTGTAA